GATCGGGGGCCTCGCGGAGCGGGCGCACGGAACTGGAAACGATCATGCAGTTTATGCACACCGGCGACGAGCTGGTCGTGCTGCGGCTCGACCGGCTCGGCCGCTCCACGCGCGATGTCCTGAACCTGGTGCATGAGCTTGATGAAAAGGGAGCTTCGCTGCGCATCCTTGAGCCAGAGGTGACGACGGCGGGCGACATGGGGCGAATGGTCATCACCATACTCGGCATGGTCGCCGATATGGAGCTGAAGTTCATCAAGGATCGTCAGCGCGCCGGGATCGAAGCGGCGCGCGCCGAAGGCGTTTACAAAGGCCGGAAGAAGAACGTCGATGACGATGAAATCCGCCGTCGCCTTGCCGCCGGCGCCAGCAAGGCCCGCGTTGCCCGCGACCTGAAGGTCTCACGAATGACCGTCTATCGGGCGCTCGACATTATTCCGTCACAGACCAAACTGCCGGAAAAGCCGCCCACTGCCAGCATCGCCCTGCATCTGATTATCGAGAACTTCAACAAGCGTGGAAGAGGTAGAAAACCCGCTCGGGAGCGGATTGAGGCGATGCTGGAACGCGACTACGCCATGGTAAAAAACGGCAATTGTGATTACAAACTGACCGTCGCCTATGACCCCGATCCGGATGGCATTTCCCTTGATGAGGAAATCCAAAGCCTCCTCTCCGAGATGTTCAACATCGCAGAGAGCTACAATTGCTCCATGGAAGCCGATATCTACGAGGTCGGTGGTCAGCAACGGTCCTGGTAGAATCAATCAAGCGTTCAGTGTTCGTTCTTCAACCTGGCCAAAATCGCAGCTTCGGGCCGACTGGGCCTTATAAAGAACGGTCAAATCTGCTTATGTGATAAGTGCAATTATCACATGTTCGTTCACCAACCACCTGAGTAGTTGTGCAGTGTTTTGGCATTCACTACACATCCGGCATGGAGCGCTTCCATCCCCTCGCCGCCGACACCGACGTCCCACCCGAGGAGCTCGCCCTCGCGCAAGGCGAATGCGCGCTGGCGCTCGGCCGGCTCGACGGGCTCCTCGCCAGCCTCACCGATATCGAAAAACGGCTGTTCTGCGTAGGGCTGCTGCGGGAGGTGTTGCTTTCATCCCTGGCGCAAGCGGGATTTGCGGACGCCGAACACCGGTTCAACGCCTGGTTCGCCGGGCTCGACCGCGGCCCCCAAGAGACACCCCTCACCGGCTGCTCCGCCTATGCCGTGGTCCGCGCCCTGCTCGGCGAACTCAGCCGTCATCCGTGGGAACCGCTCGCCGATGCCGCGCAGACCATCGCTCTGGCCGCTCGCTTCGGGGCCGACCGCCCGATGCAAGCCGAAGACGCGCTGGCGGAGGAAGCGATCGGCAGGGCGATCACGCTAATGAAACAGGCCGGCGCGGATGACGAGACCCCCCTGCCCTTCGCGGGTCTGGCCCGCCTGCACGCGCTGCTGCGCGCCGATCCGCGGTTCGCGCCGCTGGAGCGCGCGGTGCAAATCCGTTCGTTTGGGAACCGCGCGGTGGCGATCGAGCAGGCCGCCACGCGCACCCCGCTCTGGGCGGTCGATGCCGCGCTGGGGCGGCTGCTGACCGCGTCCGGCGCGTGGGCCCGCGCCCTCCCCTGCCCCGGCGCGGTGACGGCGCAAACGCTGCAGCCGCAGCTCTGGCCGGGCGAACGCGCCATGCTGGCGGCCCGCAGCCTCCAGCGCAGCGTGACCCGGCTTGCCGAGCTGGTCGCGCAAGCGCGGCGGCGCGCGGTGCTGATGCGCGAGCAGTTGGGGCACCTGCGCTCGAGCGCGCGGGCACCGCAGGTGTGGATCCTGCTCGCTGGTTTTGCGCCACTCGGGCTCGATCAGATCACCTGGGCGTTCGGGATCAGTCGGCGCGGCACCTATGCGATCGGCGACGCCCTTGTGGCGGCGCGCATGGCACGGCGGGAGACGGTCAAGGGGAAGGCCCTGCTGGTCGTCGAAGAACCGGGAAGGGATGGGCAGCCGGCGTCTTTGGACCAGGCTACCGCCCTCCCCCATGCGGCTCTTGCCGAGTTCGACGCGGCGATGGGTGAGATCGACCGGCTGCTCGCCGGCAGTTCTGGCCATCCCTGACGCGGCATCGCGCGCATTCGGCGTGTATGAAAACTGATCTCTTCTTGACGTTATGTACAGATATCATACATAGACAGAGAAAGAAGGAGATGGCCAATGGCCACAACTGCCCATTCCGGCGTCCCCGCCAAAGCGCCCAGCCGCAAGGATCTGAGCGGTCCGGCGCTGCGCACCTTTTTCCGCATTGCCGACGCCTGGGACCTCAAGGAAGCCGAGCAGATGAAGCTTCTCGGGCTCGACAGCCGCTCGACCTTCCAGACCTGGAAGCGCGGCGCGGTCGCGGCGATTCCCAAGGATGCGCTGGAGCGCATCTCCTATGTCATGGGGATCTACAAGGGGCTGAAGATGCTCCTGCCCCGTACCGCCAACGAATGGGTACGCAAACCCAATGAGGCGCCGCTGTTCGCCGGACGCCCGGCGATCGAGCGGATGGCCTCGGGCAATGTCGCCGATCTCTACGTGGTGCGTCAATATATCGACGCGCAGCGCGGCTGATGGATGCCATTGCGACGACGCAAGTGCGGTGGCAACCGTGCTACCGGATCGTCGCAAGCCGGTTCCCGCCCATATCGCTGTTTGAGGATGTCGCGGATCCGGCCGACCTGGAAGCGGTCTATGCGATCGAGGCGATGACCAACGACCGGCTTCGCGACGAGGTCGGGGACCTCGCCCTCGTCCCACCGGAGGACCGCGTATCGGGACCCGGAACATCGGCGATCATGGCAGCGTTCACCCACCTAAATCCCGATGGCAGCCGGTTCTGTGACGGCAGTTTCGGGCTGTTCTACGCTGCCAGCACCATCGAGACTGCGGTTGCCGAGACGCGCCATCACCGAACCCGCTTCATGGCGTACACCCACGAACCGGCGCAGGAACTCGACATGCGCGTCTACGCGGTCGACCTGGACGCCATGCTCCACGATATTCGCGGCCTGCGCGATGAACGCCCTGCCCTCTACGCCCCGGACAGCTATGCCGCCGGCCAGGCGCTTGGCCGGCACCTGCGTGAGCAAGGTTCGGATGGCATCGTGTACCAAAGCGTGCGCGACGCCGACGGCGAGTGCGCCGCGGTGTTCCGCCCTCGCCTACTCGCCAACAGCCGACAGGAGCGGCACCTGTGCTACGTTTGGGATGGCCGGGCGATTGTCACCGTCTACGAGAAGAAGACATTCGCCTAAAGGTCCTGCGGACAAGCTAACCTTTCGGCCTTGAGTGACGCCTGTCAGGAATAGACCCCGGCAGCCATACGATCGAGATCTTCCATGACGATATCGATATCGCCATTCGCAACCAATTCCGCGGCCGTTTTCCCAACTCCAGAAATGGGTTGATGCTTGAACCAGATAACCGCCTTGCCTTCTTCGCCTGCAAGTTCTGCCGCTCGCGTTATAACTCGGGCTATTTCCTCCAGTTTAATCTGCACGGTCGGGGCGGAGGGATACAGAGTCATGGCCTTAGGATCCAGGCGAGCAACGCGAGCCAAATGCGCCATGGAGAAGCGCAGGCGCTCCGCCAGACGACGGGGCGAGATGATCTCATTCTCGCGAATGTCATCCTGGAAGGCTGCAGTCATAGGGCAGTCCATATTCAACATGTGAAGACAAAACTCTCACGTCTCAGAACCGCTGAAGATTGTCCTAGCTCCAATGCTGATCGAGCAGCGCTTTCAACGCGGCCTCCGCTTCAGCCCGCGTACCACCGGCATGCGGGAGCAAGGTAAGTTTGAGACCCTTACGATCCACCGCCTCCACTTTCAGCAATGGTTTCCCCCCTTCGGACACGATCGTTTCCGGCTTTCCTGACTTCTTGGGGGATCCTGACCTCTTGGGGGGATCGGCGGCCAGAGCGAGCGCGCGTATGATATCGGGGACCGGCATCGGTGCTGCGCGATCGGACTGCACCTGAGCGAGACGTCCCGCCTCGGCGAACACACGCTGCCGCCGATCCTCCGGTTTCAAGAGAGGCTTGATCGCGGTGACATGCTTGATCCTGAGATCCTGCGGAAGGGCGAAGGCCGCCATCAGTTCCGCCGGCAGCCGGGCAAGGTCGAGATAGCGGCTGAGCCAGCTTTCCGTGACATTGATCCGCTCGGCCATCACCTTCTGGCGCCCCTCATAATAGGCGTCGAGCGCGCGCAGATAGTCGCGCGCGCGCTCCAGATCGGTGAGATCGTCGCGCGCCCGATTCTCGAGGTCAGCGAGACGGAAGGCCTCCTCGTCGGTAAGGCTACGGATATCGACGAGAAAGCGGAAATCCGGATAGTTGTGGGCGCGCAGCCAACTGATCGTCCAATGCCGGCGCGCGCCGCAAATCACCTCGAAATCGAAGGCAGGATCGTCCTTCACGCGGCGAACGATGGCGGGCATTTCTTGCTTGCCCTGCGCCTTGATGCTCTCGATGAGGTCGGCGCACCGCTCCTCATTGAGGAGCGCATATTCGCGGTTATGCCCCGCCCACATTCGGCAGCGCGCGGGATCGACAAGCTCATGGGTGCGCGAGACGACGCTGCCCGTCGCCAATTCGGCAAGCCGGCTTTCCCGGCCCGCCAGCACGCTCGCACCGATGCCAGGGCGCCGCGCCGCTGGGGCTTGCGCCCCCGGGTCGATTCCGGCGACCAGATCAGCCGCGAAGTTGGCGTTCTTCTTGCTCATCATCCACCCCTTCTACCCGGAATTGCACCGGTGCAATTTTGCTCGCATCAGGCGAGTCCCTCCTTGCGAAGCCGCGTCAAATGGCTCGGCCACATCGACCGAATGTCGACCTCAATTTCACTGTTCACGCCATCAAGATAGGCAAGGCAGCGGTTGCGCACCGTCGAACTGGTGACCGGGCCGTCCAGCTCGTAGACGGTCATCAGCCGCGCCGTTGCATTGTCGATTTCGGCCGAATCCTTGAGCGGCGTACGGACGATCGCGTGACCGAAAAGGGTCCGCATCAGGTTCAGCAGTTCCTTCTGCATCGACTTATTCTCATCGACCTTGGACGCCACAAAGCGCAGGAACTGCAGCGACGGCGCCAAGCCGCGATCGGCCAGCGTCTCTATGGTCTCATCGAGCATGGCGAGGAAGGCCGCCGTCGACGAGAAGTCCATCACCGTCGGCGGAACCGGCACCACCAGCGCATTGGCCGCGCGCAGCACCGAAAGCGAGATCGCGCCGAGCGCCGGAGGCGGATCGAGAACCACCACATCGAACCGATCGGCAATGCTCGCGATGCCTTGCGCCATGCGGTCGATCAGGTTCCCCTGCCCCCGCGCCATGCGCGCTGCGATTTCATAT
The sequence above is drawn from the Sphingobium indicum B90A genome and encodes:
- a CDS encoding recombinase family protein, which translates into the protein MARIGYARVSTTDQDLDIQIGRLKNAGCEIIRSETGSGASRSGRTELETIMQFMHTGDELVVLRLDRLGRSTRDVLNLVHELDEKGASLRILEPEVTTAGDMGRMVITILGMVADMELKFIKDRQRAGIEAARAEGVYKGRKKNVDDDEIRRRLAAGASKARVARDLKVSRMTVYRALDIIPSQTKLPEKPPTASIALHLIIENFNKRGRGRKPARERIEAMLERDYAMVKNGNCDYKLTVAYDPDPDGISLDEEIQSLLSEMFNIAESYNCSMEADIYEVGGQQRSW
- a CDS encoding MbcA/ParS/Xre antitoxin family protein, which codes for MATTAHSGVPAKAPSRKDLSGPALRTFFRIADAWDLKEAEQMKLLGLDSRSTFQTWKRGAVAAIPKDALERISYVMGIYKGLKMLLPRTANEWVRKPNEAPLFAGRPAIERMASGNVADLYVVRQYIDAQRG
- a CDS encoding RES family NAD+ phosphorylase, which translates into the protein MDAIATTQVRWQPCYRIVASRFPPISLFEDVADPADLEAVYAIEAMTNDRLRDEVGDLALVPPEDRVSGPGTSAIMAAFTHLNPDGSRFCDGSFGLFYAASTIETAVAETRHHRTRFMAYTHEPAQELDMRVYAVDLDAMLHDIRGLRDERPALYAPDSYAAGQALGRHLREQGSDGIVYQSVRDADGECAAVFRPRLLANSRQERHLCYVWDGRAIVTVYEKKTFA
- a CDS encoding ParB/RepB/Spo0J family partition protein, coding for MSKKNANFAADLVAGIDPGAQAPAARRPGIGASVLAGRESRLAELATGSVVSRTHELVDPARCRMWAGHNREYALLNEERCADLIESIKAQGKQEMPAIVRRVKDDPAFDFEVICGARRHWTISWLRAHNYPDFRFLVDIRSLTDEEAFRLADLENRARDDLTDLERARDYLRALDAYYEGRQKVMAERINVTESWLSRYLDLARLPAELMAAFALPQDLRIKHVTAIKPLLKPEDRRQRVFAEAGRLAQVQSDRAAPMPVPDIIRALALAADPPKRSGSPKKSGKPETIVSEGGKPLLKVEAVDRKGLKLTLLPHAGGTRAEAEAALKALLDQHWS